In the genome of Natranaerobius trueperi, one region contains:
- a CDS encoding ECF transporter S component, which yields MFKRGEIGVKQLVYMGLLVAIGSLLMVTIQIPFFTEFLMYDPSDVAMLIGGFWFGPLQGIIMSFLKALIYLFSKGLAGPIGALANFFATAAFVGVASYIYQKDRRFVGAIKGMIVGTLAMVVISGFTNYFIALPLWGVPQEALIPTILTTTTPFNLTRGIVSSLLTIPVYKRVKNLLNSI from the coding sequence GTGTTCAAACGAGGAGAAATTGGTGTCAAACAATTAGTTTATATGGGACTTCTTGTTGCAATTGGTTCTTTATTAATGGTTACAATACAGATTCCGTTTTTTACAGAATTTTTAATGTATGATCCTAGCGATGTTGCTATGTTAATTGGTGGTTTTTGGTTTGGGCCACTTCAAGGTATAATTATGAGTTTTTTAAAAGCTTTAATATATTTGTTTTCTAAGGGACTTGCAGGTCCGATTGGTGCATTAGCAAACTTTTTTGCAACAGCAGCTTTTGTTGGAGTGGCGTCATATATATATCAAAAAGATAGACGGTTTGTTGGAGCTATAAAAGGAATGATCGTTGGAACTTTAGCTATGGTAGTAATTAGTGGTTTTACAAATTATTTTATTGCACTTCCATTATGGGGTGTACCACAAGAAGCGTTGATTCCAACAATATTAACCACCACTACACCATTCAATTTAACAAGAGGAATTGTAAGTAGCTTATTAACAATTCCGGTATATAAACGAGTCAAAAATTTATTAAACTCTATTTAA